The DNA window taattgaaccaaaatattttaattaattcaattaactgaccgaattaacaaaaatttatatatgtcttttgattaaaataattataaaacatatagaGAATACATTATTaatgttcatttttttaataattcaaaaaattatattgtatataatgtatattattttttcaattaatataaaaaataatagttcaaaaaaatgcactactaatataaaacatatataacgAATTAACTgataaccaaaattttaaaaaatcactaaccAACCTCCAACTGAACTAAATTCGACAACCAACCAAATAACCAAATTAGATCTATTCAATTGATTGGTTAGATTTTAACCGAACTATGAATACACATATATTCGGGGCTCTTTCATTgcattttgctatcattttgttTGTCCAATTATAAAAAGTtcgaataaatataaaataatttgatttattaaaatgggTAAATATTCCAAGAagtattttacatatttaaaaatttatattaatggtTGAAAATGTGATAACTTCAGACGGAAGATTGAAACCGTTAACATAGTCAAAGAGCCTTGGAGAGAATCCATAGAACAATCCTACATGTTGACTTTGCCGATATTTATCATAAACAGTTGAAAAGTTCCCATCAAAAGTCAAAAGTATAAACTAATCAATGAAAAAGAAGAAGCTGTTCTTCTAACTTGTTACTTTGGATAAACCAAGTGCTTCACCTTTTGAATTCCATCTTCTAGATTTTGATTTCTAGATAACATACACAGATAAATCACAAGAATGTATAAGcaacataaatatatttaaaacgaAAAAATCTCGGGTTTGATTATGGGGTGCCTAACTGTTTACCAGTCCAACTGCTATTGTATGCTTGATCGACCGAAGGACGGAAAACTCGATTAAAATGGCTTGAATGAATGATCTGATATGGTGGCTAGATTACTGAGAGATTTGCAAGCAGTCAACAAAGGAAATGGGTCatttattgaatgtaaattaCATACCTACATCGGTCATCGGTATTCTGCTTCGAAAATTCATCTTTAGACATGTGCTTCTCTGCAAAGAACACCTTTCATGTCACCAGAAAAAGCTATGCTCGTCTTTCTTGCAATCATATCGATAATCTGTAACATTGAGTCGAACAAATAAAGGGAAACAGCCAAAATGATGATACTGACATAGTTACAGCTGAATTTACCTATGTCACTCCGACTCTTGACGTTCATTTTCCCTTGAGTATTTATCCAGCACATATTCAGACATGGATATGGAGATATAATCCTACAAATATAGGGAAAATTACAAAAGTTAAACATATTCATATCTTACTTCAGAGTCCGAGTAAGAGGAATTTACAATAAGTACCTGTAGGAACATTTTAGGAGTCTTGGCATGTGGGTTGACTTAACTTTATAACCACCTTCAACAATTGGTTGATTGAATCTTTTACCTCATCCGGAACGGTGAGTTTTGCAGGCACTAAATCTAAAACATACAAAGTGATAACTTTCATTACATCAACCAGAAGCAAACTGTTGGTACCGATTCCCCATACACTCTTATTAGCATACTCGCACGAATCCTTTAACATGCATCGACTGCATACCTGAAGAGATCACCCATCAGTAAAACAAACAACATAGGAAGATTTGTACTCAGTATAGTAAACATTGGAATAATGGCTTACAGTGTTTTCTTGAATTTTAAAGAACTTGCGCAATCTCTTAGCAGCGAAGACATTATTTTTATCAAGGGAAGCGCAACCAAAGAGCACCACTTTTTTCAAGTGACTTCCCAGCAACCATCTGCAAATACCAATATCGAAGGTTACTTTATTTACAAGAAGCAAAAGGACAGTCATTGAAGTAATGATTCCCCAAAACGATGGCAAGGAGATGAGCTATATATAAAAGCAAGATATATTAATAGATCAACTGCATTGGTGTACATATGGTTGACCATATCATATCAAGTCAAAAATTATGCTACAATCATTGATTGATAAAATCTGTCACACCTGATTTTTTGTCAAACACATAGAAACCAACTTTGCACAATTTTAGTAGAACATCATATAGCTCTGCCAAACATATGCTGCTATTATGTACTTAATCACTAACATTGATTTTAAGTGAAGGTTCAGTGCATATCTGCCAGCTTTGCAATGCTTGAATCTAAGACCTTGCATTCTTACAGCATGCTATGGCTAAATCTCTTGACAATTTGACTGAAGAATGCAGAGAATTTTTATAATACCTCTAAAGTTTATTTGTATAAGGGGAGGGTTTAGGGTTGTCCAAGGATGGAACCCAAGATTGGTATCAATTAAATACTTGATATCAAGTCTTTTGCCACTCAACCTATGGTTCGGTCCAGATGAATATCTCTAATATAACTACATGAAAAAGAGATGCTTGACTATACACTTATGTCTATGAATACCAGTAGTTTTGCACATATGTATGCATCTATGCACTTAAATATGATTACCCCTGTTTCCCTAGTTTCTgaatttcttttttaagttttcctataTACCCTCTTACACCATAACTATACAATATGGATAAGCTcaattctttttatatatatatatatatcctataTCCTAGCTCGAACTCTAGTACTTAAGGAAAAATGAACAGTATATAACAATGAAGTAAGAAACTAATATTATCAATCCACCTAGTTATTATGAATTCATTTGAAAAATGCAAAATAACCATAATCTCAAACTCCACTTTCCCCTACAATGTTAAGAACAACCAAATAAAACATCAAGTACATCAATCAGCCAACATGAATAAAAAACATTAACAATTGTCAAACAATgtcaaatccaaattaaaaaagaaaaaaaggagaaaacaaAAGTTCTTACTTTGCAATATCTTGATGATCTTTACCAAAATTGTAAGCAGCAAACTTGATAAAATCCCTGCCATAACTATTCTCAAAGTAACCAAAATCCAACTTGTTGTCTTCCACAAAACTAGCCTCCTTAAAATACCCTTTTGCATACAAATGCCTGATGAAAATCTCAGCTAACTGTGAAAGACCCTTCAAAGCTCTTACCTTTTCCCTTTCTCTTCTagctttcatcttctttttcatcttttcttctttgttttcatcCCCTATAAACTCAACCAAACACTTGAATTTCTTGAGTCTTTTCCCATCTaatttctctgtttctttctttttcccttttggGTTTTCTTTGAAATTCCTAAATTCTTTCACCGACTCATTGATTTCGCCTTTTCTCTGGGTTTCAGTTCCTGCGGGTTTTACTGTTAAAACAGTGTCTCGAAACAACAGAGAAAGTGGGGTTTTGGTTGGTAGCTGGGAAGAGGAATTAAGGGTTCTTCTGATTATGAATGATGGTGAAGGACAAAGGGTTTTGTAAAGAGGATTGTGGATTTTGAGGAGAACTTTGGTACGCGTAGACAGAATGAAAGCTTTGAAGAGATACATTTTGCAGCGGAAGGGTTTAAGATTAAAAGGAGGGTCTTTTCTGCAGAGGAGCTTAGGGATCTTAAATACACATCCAtctttttattacttaaaaaattacttatttattaatattaatctATTTTTgtaactaaatttaaataaaattttattaaataaatagcaATTTAAGCTAAAATGTTCAATAAAGCTAGGCGATTTCAAGTGTTATTATTTGAAGGTTTGATTCTTCAGTGtgataattttcaaattaaaaaaatctttggGGGTTAGGCGATTTATGCTTTAATTCCCATAAAATACCAATAAATTTTGCTTAATTGTAAGCTTATTTCATTACTATGAGAAAACCAAAAACATTGGTAAGAAGTATtgaatcaataaattaaaaaaaaaattaatacaatactttttactggattttttttattaaaaaaagtccCTAACTTTTGTATTTTCTTCATTGACAAGGGGCTTATCCATTGAGATGGCAAAGCTAGCAACCTTTTGCCCAACAAAAAGGAGGAAATGAAGGACTCGGATTCTAGTGTTTCAGCTTGCATGTTTGATTCCGGCGATCGACAATGGTGTCGAAATACAAGTACTGGGAGCCCTTGTTGGATGGCAACCAAAGTTTTGGAGCCCGGAACTGGATACAACTTCAAGGCTGATATATGGTTGTTTGGGATGTTTAGTTGGAGTTGGCTCATGGTCGTCTGCCCTTGTCGATATATCTGCCAACAAAGGCTCGTGACTGAATTATGTTTGACATATTTGAAGTTCTCGAAGCCGTTTAAAGACAAGGTTGCAATGTGGTTGGTGAAAGATCAAACCAAGAGGCCAACTGTAGATAAATTGTTGAAGCACTTGTTTCTCAAGCATGCAAAGCCTACTCAGCTTGCTTTAAAGAAGCTATTGGATACACATACTTAGACTTCTAGGTGAGTGTCTACTTTAACATAAGCTTATTTTGCCACCAAAAGCAAAATTATCACAAAGAAAGTGAaacaaaaaggggaaaaaaattgATTGTATATTTCCATGTATTAAGAGTTCAAGATAACAGAAAATTAAGGTCTATTTCAATCAAGAGAAATAAGGTACGAAAAATTGATCAAGAGTATCAAAAAGAATTATCAAGAGTAAAGGTGTATCAAGTATACAAAATACATGTTGGTAGAAAAAAGAATTATCAAGAATAAAGCTCTACTTACAGTGGGGAAAGCCATCCGAGAAAAAAGCAGCTCCATGTTAGTAAGAAGCTTTCAAAACTGGTGAAGAATGGAGCTTTTttatattcaaaaagaaaaaatatattgtaTGAATAAATCTATCTGTTCAATGGCTCTAACTGTACTTCAATTACTCCAGAACTCTGTGAACCTTTTCGAGCAAAAGCGTCGTTCGGGCTTAAAAGGTCAATGGAATCCTCTTCTGCGACGTTGCCGAGAACCCAGTTGCTCCTTCCTTGTAATCTATCTCTCTGTTGTCTTTCACGATACTCCAGATAAATTACAGTCAATGCAGCAATCAAGAACCATATTATTAATACCCAGCTAAGATCGTGGACGTTTTCTACTCTATATCTTTCTCCTAAATGCTTCATTCCAGTAAAAAGTGCTGCAATTCCTATGGCAACGGCACCTCTGCCGATAATTACATGGAAATACTCCCAAATTAATCTCTTTGTGGAAGCATCCTCCCCATTAGCAGGTTTCTCCGGTCTGAGATATGCATTCATTGGTTGCACAGAGGCAAAAACTATGGCAGCAATACCAAGCTTAACATGTAACGAGCTGACATAGAAACCCCGAAGTTCGGCAACTGCAAAAAGAACACCAAGTAGGATAATTGCTAATCCTGAATATTGTAGGTAAATATGAATTTGGTACCATCCATCACCCTCTACATGTTTTAGGTATCTAGCAGCCAATATTCCACCAGGAATCAAAATACCCCAGGAGAGGAACATCATAAACCCATGTACAGCTAAGACAGGTTGTAAACCTTGCTCAGCCTCGGAAGAACCACGGATAAGCAGCACTTGCACAGGCCTTTGACTCGTGACCGTATGCATGTTTTTCTCACTGAGATGTTCATCAGTCCACTTTGAACCCATTGCCCATATGACTTTAAGAGGAGTTGTAGGATCAACAATGTTCTTGCACTCTGGCTTATCATTTTGATTGCATGATGGTTTTAATGGACGTGTGAATTCCAAAGTAATGATGCCATCTTCTGACTTGCACCTGACATGTGTCAGATTCTCATTTGTTGGATGGATGTTCAAGGGACGCTTTCCATCAATCCAATATGTATTTAAATGCCCTTTTCCAGTATCGCCAATCCAGCCCACATATGCATAGCTATTCACCATCCCATTACCGAAACCTATTGCAAGATAGCCACTCTTCTTCACACCACGGGCAGCAATAGTTATTGAATCTTCTGATAACGTCCAAAAGAAAGTGACTTGTTGATCATCTAAAAGCACACTATTGTTATACATATCGGACAGGGCACCATCAACAACTTGAACTTTCCATCCCATCTTCTCCTGGTACAAGGATTGATAATACACTTGATCGGGGGTATTCCTATCGGGAACCCAAATCAATTCGTGAGGATTTGCTACAACTCCTTCCGCTTCTGGCCCTCCAGAATAAATAGTCTCAGTTGCATTCCTTGATGTAGCATTCCCACCTAGAGAATCTGAAGTAATATACAATGCAACATCATGCCCTGCCTGCACCAAAAACTTAACTGGCACCCCTCTTTCCACTCTCAACACCGGTGCTTCCTTATTATTAATATACAAAACCTTAGACGGACTTGGCGGATTTGGATAATGCAACACCTCCCCTGTTGTAACAACAAGGGGAACTTCTGTATCAGCAATAATCAACTCTTGATCCTCATTATCATCAGCATCCAATGGCCCAAAACAATCATCTACCTTCTTTGAAACATTAAGCACCAAATGTCCATATGCAACCTTCTCTGGACCCCCATGAAATTGGGGTAAAAAATGAGACCGATTTTCATTTGGTGGTTTCATCAACCCTAATGCCCAAATAACCCTCATATCCTCATTAGGATACACAGGCAAATCATACTTCTTATCTGTCGAATTCAATGGTTTCCTAAACATAATTAAAGAAACCCCATCTCTCCTATGTCCATAAACCAACCTAGTATTATTCACCATCATGCCATTTTTTGAGTTCTCATAAACTACATCAGGGCAAACACCTATAGCTGTCCGATCTTTAGAACTCAACTTACATTCACTATAAGCCgtaatgtaaaaatcatcaacaaaaggcCTACCTTCCTCAGTAAAACTTGCCACCGTAACATCAGCTTCGGACATCAGCTCCTTCGTCCTATTCGGATTTGCCCACCCAAATGCCATGTAATAAGTCGTCGGCGCCGCCGCTTCTAACCCGATCTCGATCCAATTTTCCTCCACATTCAAGTTCCACCGGACCCTATAATTATCCGACAAGTTCTTGCAGTTATCAAACACTGTATGCACCGAGTCCGAAAACGAATCCGACCCGTTTCGAGGGAGGGTGACATGGCCGAAGTCTGAAGTGCTGGCGATGTCCCAGATTGAAAGAACGTTGATCTGGTCCCAGGTTATGTCGGGGAGCAATTGGACTGAAAACGATACATTTTTGTAAGCTGTTTGATTGAGGCGTTGACCGGAGATGGGGAACCCGCTGGTGAGGTCAGAGAAGTTGAGGGAGACGGCGCCCCAGAAAACGACGTCGGACGAGCCGGATAACATGTCGAATCGGGTGACCTGGAAAGAGCAGCCATCGAGGATTTTGAGATGGCCACGGAGTTGGTGTCGGACCATTGTGAAGTTCGATTCGAACCCGATTAGGGAGCTGGTGTTGGAGCATTTCTGACCCGAATCCGCTTTGGAAGAGGCGATGGAATTGATTAGGAAGAGCGGGATTAgaaggaaaattttggaattgTACATTCGAATCCGGTCGTGGGTGATTCGACGGTGATGAACGTTTTAAAGAGAAGGAAGGAGCCAATGAGCGGCTGGTGGTGGTGAGGGGTGACTCGGTCAGCCGGAGCGAGTCGTCAACTTGTCTCggtattgttttataattttatttttttcctgcTTTTCTGAAGAGAGGAAACCAGAATCCCAACTATCTTCTCGACTAtcagttttttaattttaatttagttcaatttttttaatttagtagtCCAACTaatcaagattttttttttgccaaTTTCTGTTAAGTAGCGTTAAATCTCCAATGAGAGGACATGACAgtcaaaattaatataataataaatttaatttttaatttttatatttttgtatcaatttagtcattattttaaaaaaaattaatctttaaaatttacaaataatctcAATTTGTTCATCAAAATTTACCTTTTCTTTCCACTTTCTCCACTATCACTATCATCGTTGCCTCCAGTTCCCCCTTCTCCACctttctccaaaaaaaaaaaaaacctttttcttttttcaatcatGTTCAAATTTAAggtattataatttattttgtgtTAAGTTAGATGAAGCCTAAGCAATTTAAATATATGTGCTACTATTTAACAATAAATTAGGTTGAAATAGAAAGAGGAAAGGTAAGTTTTTTTCTGGGAAGAAAGGTGGAGGTGGAGGTAATGATGGTAATCGCACGTGGTGAAGTAGAAGAGAAAAGTAAattttgaggatcaaattgaaactatttgtaaaatttgagagttaattattttaaaattttgactaaaacaatataagatataaaatttgagagctagatttataattttactcattttttaactACCACATTACCCTCCATAGAGATTTAAAGAAACGGACAAAAAAATCTCAATTAGTTGagtgatcaaattaaaaaaaattgataattaggtaactaaaaaaagaaaaagaaaaattgataaTTGTTTATCGATAGTGTATAGAACTTATGCACCAACAATGCATCAAATATTCTCATTAaaagaaaatgtataaaataagttttatactatctataatttgtaaaaaaaaaattcaataaaaaataaaaaaaatacatctataaactcacaaaaaGAATTACATAtctataatatctttttataaATTCAATGCCAAATCTCCTGTAATAAATCAACCTCACAAATCTGATTGAGGTTAAAAACAAAGAATGCATGTATTGTGCAATTAAAACTATGATCCATTTTCAATTCTAAAGTATTGAACATATAATTTTGCATTATTTCACAAACTCTTTGCAATAAATTAACCATCTAttcattatttcaattttattaaaaaagatagGTTCCCATAAAGACAGTCTTTACAACTCAGTGCACCTATCATAAACACATCAGGGAACATTGCTGTACAGCCTAATTCATGCCCGGGCCCAACAAGCAGAGACCTaaggatcaaattaattaaacCCAAACTAAATCTACCCAAACAGCCCCATTACAAGCCCGAATCCAAACAAGCCCAATACAGCAAGGCCCAACAaaagtcaaactagggtttcagcttttctgaaaccctagctaagGCGCCGCACGTCCCTGGGGGCTCCTAACGTCTACCGCCGCTCTAGTTTCTGCCACCGACGCCACCAGCTACTCCCATCAATTACCTGCAAAGACAGCACGCAAAGCAGAGGCAAAAACAgtgcaaaataatagaaatagataaaaatgtATTGTAATCGGCTATATAAAGATACAAACAAAAACGTAACAGGGGTCTTCCTtcgattaaaaaaaaaacaacttaataaaaagaagaaaaattgaaaaggTAGATTCCATTTTTTTTCTGTTCTGGcgttttctattttccttttttctttatttatttttgtttgttacaCTACtctttaaaacaaaagaaaaaggggaaagaaaagtACCTATTTGTTTCGAAGGCCGGCGTCGGAGCCCGTCTTCGTCGTCGCCGGTGGAGGAGGAGACGAGCAGTCTCTCCTCGTTTTCGGATCTTGGGCTCATCTTTCTCGACATTCCACCATGGATCTGTGGTTTAGAGACAATCGGCTTCGAAGGGGACCAAAAAAGATCCGATTTTGTGCCTCcgaccaccgtgcacggtggtcgACGGAGGGTGGCCTGATGATCGGAAGCGGCCGGATCTTGGCTGGCCTTGGGGGCTTGAGAGAGAGAAAGCTCTCTGTTTTTAGAAAAgtgatgaaaatgatatttttgggcatttttttatatttatacaagtcataaaacggcgccgttttgaggccctcttgacccgcgcggtgacccgacccggggggaggatccgcgtgttttctttaaatggtataattgcaCGCGCAGTCCCTCAGACTTTGCAATGCGTTGCAATTTGACCCTTGTTTCgttcttttctgttttttaatttaaccccaagcttttatttctgtttcaattTTGACCCTCTGCTGTACTGTGTTTTGGGGCTTCGGGgtatttaccattttggtccccctTTTTTTCGCGCATATTACATTTTGGTCTttcattctgttttatttttgatttcagcCCTGAGGTTTCGTTCCCGTTTTGAAttagtcctattattattattattattactattattattacctatttatttatattgattttatttaaacttccggtacatatatatatatatttatatattttaccactgatgtacctatatatatatctatatacacattttcattttcataaatacatacatatttatatataatctttatagtcTAAAATACAcccttctttatattttttaaatccgcatatacAGACACATTTTCAATATACTTttagtatgtatataaattaatgtatttattcgtatacatatgtatattttcattagtTTTAAACTTTAGTTTGTACATgtatactttttcttttattttacaatatatatacacttgcCTTTTATATGTATTCCTTTATCTTCGTATTCCATAGTTTTATACacctatatgtacatatttttatatatacgcatatttatttatcttatataaaatatactttatatattttgttaattcatgtatacacatatcttagttcatgtctatatatatcttttcatacttaattgtatttgctatttatttatttcattttgttattattttgaatgaatgatttaactttattcgtttttttattttgttattttgtatgttgtaaGTTTGATCGTTCATGTTGATTGCTATAGCTTGcatcgtttttatattttcatgttcattatgattttgccatgcataaataatgtaatttgctttcactataattttgtgctttatttttactcgatataacaaaatttattttttaaaatggcatttcgtgtttggattcgagaaaatcgtgccctaacttactgggtttcgattctctcgataaatctaaatgtacgaatctttctaaactcaaattttagaCGACCTCGGGATTAAAAAtcacgtcctaacttactggtcgtgatctcatttttaaatccgagatggctaaaatatcttttaaataagcatttttcattcgcgtatcgagaattTGAGATATCGTAtactaacttactggatatgattctctttctcgattaacgtgaaatatattcctttttccaaaaattttcattttaatacaaggatcgtatttttagttctttcaagttctcaattttcgacatcaagacattagataatcaactaggtaccagtttctgggcgttacgagggtgctaatccttcctcgtacgtaaccgactcccgaacccatttcctaaatttcgtagaccaaaaccgttgttttaataaaatcaaattatttattaaaaacaacctttttcccaggtgacccaatcacacctcaaaaaggattggtggcgactccctttttcattttttaaaacccaagtcgaccccgtttttcatccaaaaaaatggtgtcaacaattgcCATGAGAGAGGACCTAAGAAAACATAATACAAACTACATAACATACAATCAAGCACCCacacaaaatgtttattaaaCAGCTACAGAAAAAGGCCTGCTTACCACCAAGCAATGAAGTTTTCTGTTCTGTTTGCAACTTGTTGAACTCGCCCAAGTGTTGCCTTCTCTACCTTTTTGCAAATCTTTGTCGGACTCGCTCCACGATCCTAATCAACCACCATGGTTTTCCAGTCGTGAATACAATGTATGCCATGCTCATTCCCAGCACCAACCCACATCCATACCCCATCAATATTGAAAATTTCCAATTCAattcatcaccatcatcatctcTATCAAATTTGGCTGGAGTTTCCTCATCAGTACCACAGTTTTTTGATAATGGCAAaccatataaattcaaatttccaATGTAGGAATCGTTAGTGAAAGTATCAAATTGTTTTCCTTGAGGAATGGGTCCCTTGAGATTATTTTGAGAAAGGTTTAACACCTCTAAGAATCCAAGATTTTTTAACTCCGTTGGAATTCTTCCATCCAGCTTATTTGATGAGAGATCTAATGATTCAAGCTCTGACAAATTACCTAAAGATGATGGGATAGGACCTATTAAACAGTTATGGGAGAGGTTTAGGACAATAAGTAAATGAAGCTCACCAAGTATTTTTGGAATTTCTCCCCTGAATTGGTTACTAGAAAGGTCAATAACCGTCCAAATTGATAATAGTGATTCAAACTTTCTTTCCAGCCCTTTTACTGTAACAGATAAACCATAAGCATAATTCACCCCAAATTTATGTGCATCTTTCATGATCTTTACTTCTCTCATGTAATGTGGATCAACTTTCTTTCCATACTCATCTCTAATGGCATGCATATGCTCAAAAAAGAGAGTAGGTAAGTAGCCACTGAAATTATTGTGAGAAAGATCAATGATTCGCaatttagttaaagaaactgtAATATCAAAGCTCTCTATTTGGCCGTAAAATCTATTCGACCTCAAGATAAGAACTTGCAGCTGATCCAAATTTCCTAACCAACTTGGGAAAGTGTCATTCAAATTGTTGTTTCCAACATCGAGAAGATTTAAACCTTTGCAATTACCCAAAGATCGTGGTAGTGACCC is part of the Gossypium hirsutum isolate 1008001.06 chromosome D11, Gossypium_hirsutum_v2.1, whole genome shotgun sequence genome and encodes:
- the LOC107935622 gene encoding uncharacterized protein gives rise to the protein MYLFKAFILSTRTKVLLKIHNPLYKTLCPSPSFIIRRTLNSSSQLPTKTPLSLLFRDTVLTVKPAGTETQRKGEINESVKEFRNFKENPKGKKKETEKLDGKRLKKFKCLVEFIGDENKEEKMKKKMKARREREKVRALKGLSQLAEIFIRHLYAKGYFKEASFVEDNKLDFGYFENSYGRDFIKFAAYNFGKDHQDIAKWLLGSHLKKVVLFGCASLDKNNVFAAKRLRKFFKIQENTVCSRCMLKDSCEYANKSVWGIGTNSLLLVDVMKVITLYVLDLVPAKLTVPDEVKDSINQLLKVVIKLSQPTCQDS
- the LOC107935649 gene encoding cytochrome b561, DM13 and DOMON domain-containing protein At5g54830; protein product: MYNSKIFLLIPLFLINSIASSKADSGQKCSNTSSLIGFESNFTMVRHQLRGHLKILDGCSFQVTRFDMLSGSSDVVFWGAVSLNFSDLTSGFPISGQRLNQTAYKNVSFSVQLLPDITWDQINVLSIWDIASTSDFGHVTLPRNGSDSFSDSVHTVFDNCKNLSDNYRVRWNLNVEENWIEIGLEAAAPTTYYMAFGWANPNRTKELMSEADVTVASFTEEGRPFVDDFYITAYSECKLSSKDRTAIGVCPDVVYENSKNGMMVNNTRLVYGHRRDGVSLIMFRKPLNSTDKKYDLPVYPNEDMRVIWALGLMKPPNENRSHFLPQFHGGPEKVAYGHLVLNVSKKVDDCFGPLDADDNEDQELIIADTEVPLVVTTGEVLHYPNPPSPSKVLYINNKEAPVLRVERGVPVKFLVQAGHDVALYITSDSLGGNATSRNATETIYSGGPEAEGVVANPHELIWVPDRNTPDQVYYQSLYQEKMGWKVQVVDGALSDMYNNSVLLDDQQVTFFWTLSEDSITIAARGVKKSGYLAIGFGNGMVNSYAYVGWIGDTGKGHLNTYWIDGKRPLNIHPTNENLTHVRCKSEDGIITLEFTRPLKPSCNQNDKPECKNIVDPTTPLKVIWAMGSKWTDEHLSEKNMHTVTSQRPVQVLLIRGSSEAEQGLQPVLAVHGFMMFLSWGILIPGGILAARYLKHVEGDGWYQIHIYLQYSGLAIILLGVLFAVAELRGFYVSSLHVKLGIAAIVFASVQPMNAYLRPEKPANGEDASTKRLIWEYFHVIIGRGAVAIGIAALFTGMKHLGERYRVENVHDLSWVLIIWFLIAALTVIYLEYRERQQRDRLQGRSNWVLGNVAEEDSIDLLSPNDAFARKGSQSSGVIEVQLEPLNR